One stretch of Segatella copri DNA includes these proteins:
- a CDS encoding RagB/SusD family nutrient uptake outer membrane protein: MKKILFSTILTLAATGTMTLTTSCEDQLDIEQKGVILTENFYKTDADAEAALVAAYESFMCNVMGRNHDGGGPGIYTPLKLIVNECGDDVLAAGANSGDNTFGIMLNQFYYDAEAEVPKFMYTGLYHSVYDCNLVLDHFAKGTTAVQKRCAAEARVLRAYDYFLLANLWGTPPLVTKALDPTAQPFNCDKDPEHPMNHQQLIEWIAQECENAANDLDERKSKDDKDGAVKVTKGFAWALAGKAYLFAGKYEEAKTALKKVIDSEKYDLVPGEKYADNFHIEGDANEEKVFEVNFEYNTGKSNWGGMIQRSSWMETNYWDWRADHFVVSPNKVYCGGVDGWGGLGVPQWFGDEFYKNDGDHSYRLNATLKHIDDAVYHMPYGKKEIDNMTDEQKKTSDKIGINDPVQGLYGNSTWLAFKQIMRAPDTQGKKYGDNIRLNNYLVMRYAEVLLNYAEACIQTGDLDEAKIYINKIQERAGSKTVSETVDMDVLMKEKSYELWLEGCRWFDIMRWNDTKAKERLTKAGTVVPHLFDKVFRAPKADDQDVTWEHGSEANSRFYTTNTPETNFKVGFKEGKHEFFPYPQTVLDKNPNLKQNPGW; encoded by the coding sequence ATGAAGAAAATATTATTTTCAACAATATTGACTCTTGCTGCCACAGGAACAATGACGCTCACTACATCTTGTGAGGATCAGCTTGACATTGAGCAGAAGGGTGTAATACTTACCGAGAACTTCTATAAGACCGATGCTGATGCAGAGGCGGCCCTCGTTGCTGCATACGAAAGCTTTATGTGTAATGTGATGGGACGTAACCACGATGGTGGTGGCCCAGGTATTTATACTCCATTGAAACTGATAGTCAATGAGTGTGGAGACGATGTGTTGGCAGCAGGTGCCAACTCTGGTGATAATACGTTTGGTATCATGCTCAATCAGTTCTATTATGATGCTGAGGCTGAGGTGCCAAAGTTTATGTACACAGGACTCTATCACTCTGTATATGACTGTAACCTTGTACTCGATCACTTTGCCAAGGGTACTACCGCTGTGCAGAAACGTTGCGCCGCAGAGGCTCGTGTGCTTCGTGCTTATGATTATTTCCTGTTGGCTAATCTCTGGGGTACTCCACCATTGGTAACTAAAGCTCTGGATCCTACTGCACAGCCTTTTAATTGTGATAAGGATCCTGAGCATCCTATGAATCACCAACAGTTGATAGAGTGGATTGCGCAGGAATGTGAGAATGCTGCCAATGATTTGGATGAGCGTAAAAGTAAGGATGACAAGGATGGAGCAGTGAAGGTAACCAAGGGCTTTGCATGGGCTCTTGCCGGAAAGGCTTACCTCTTCGCCGGTAAATATGAAGAGGCTAAAACTGCCCTTAAAAAGGTTATAGACTCGGAGAAGTATGATCTTGTTCCTGGTGAGAAATATGCCGACAACTTCCATATCGAGGGTGATGCCAACGAGGAGAAGGTATTTGAAGTCAACTTCGAGTATAATACAGGTAAGTCCAATTGGGGTGGTATGATTCAGCGTTCTAGCTGGATGGAGACCAACTATTGGGATTGGCGTGCTGATCACTTTGTGGTTTCTCCTAACAAGGTTTATTGTGGCGGCGTTGATGGCTGGGGTGGCCTTGGCGTGCCTCAGTGGTTTGGTGACGAGTTCTATAAAAATGATGGTGATCACTCTTATCGCTTGAATGCTACTTTAAAGCATATTGATGATGCGGTTTATCATATGCCTTACGGCAAGAAAGAAATCGATAATATGACTGACGAGCAGAAGAAAACCAGTGACAAGATTGGCATCAATGACCCTGTTCAGGGACTCTACGGCAACTCTACCTGGTTGGCGTTCAAGCAAATAATGAGAGCTCCTGATACTCAAGGTAAGAAATATGGTGATAACATTCGCTTGAATAATTATCTTGTCATGCGTTACGCTGAGGTTTTGCTCAATTATGCAGAGGCTTGTATTCAGACAGGCGATCTGGATGAAGCTAAGATATATATCAATAAGATTCAGGAGCGCGCCGGTTCAAAGACAGTCAGTGAAACTGTTGATATGGATGTGTTGATGAAAGAAAAGTCATATGAACTTTGGCTTGAAGGCTGTCGTTGGTTCGATATCATGCGATGGAATGATACAAAGGCCAAAGAGCGTTTGACTAAGGCTGGTACAGTCGTGCCACATTTGTTTGATAAGGTTTTCAGAGCTCCAAAGGCAGACGACCAGGATGTAACTTGGGAGCATGGATCAGAAGCAAACAGCCGTTTCTATACGACCAACACTCCTGAGACTAATTTCAAGGTAGGTTTCAAGGAGGGCAAGCATGAGTTCTTCCCTTATCCACAGACCGTGTTGGATAAGAACCCTAACCTGAAGCAGAATCCTGGTTGGTAA
- a CDS encoding glycosyl hydrolase family 8, with protein sequence MKTWMCALMLALSTGASAQNPIISGQYSADPTARVFNGKMYLYPSHDIPSPIEKLKEWFCMADYHVFSSANLTEWQDHGVIVSQDKVPWVQDGSYTMWAPDCVEKDGKYYFYFPAAPKGEEKGFGIGVAVADQPEGPFMPMWKPIEGVHGIDPCVLIDKDGQAYIYWAGAGLHMAKLKPNMTELASEPKLVEGLPEGFKEGPFAFERNGKYYFTFPWVREKNGTETLAYAMADHPMGPFTFKGIIMDESPTKCWTNHHSIVEYQGQWYLFYHHNDYSPKFDKNRSVRIDSLNFNPDGTIQKVIPTLRGVGLTKARSHIQIDRYSALQGKGIGIEYLDKNNCFAGWKTLFSKSNTALIYNKVDFGNEKVEEITVRAKSSKGGVLVVRADGKKGNIIAKVKIPKSAGWKNIRAQVLHAPQGVHDLHVSLQSGADVEVDWLGFDALPWEKGAFETHQYRNLFAEMGYKQADIDRKVNEVFNDVFYGKNKVYFEVGDSMGYVSDIKNNDVRTEGMSYGMMAAVQFDKKDIFDRLWRWSKKYMQHQEGPYKGYFAWSCKTDGTRNAQGAASDGELYFVTSLIFASNRWGNDTGINYLKEAQHILDCSMLKAGMDRTAPLINLEHQLITFTPDHWGGKFTDPSYHLPAFYEVWAKWANDGRSQFWKECAEKSREFLHKCINEKTGLNPDYCNYDGSLMKTGQLLGDAFRYDSWRVPMNIALDYSWACKDKEWQQKYANTLQNFLYSKGIDSFLDQYNVDGTMVEDILPAGTAPKALRHSIGFVATSAAASLVSNHVKGREFVSHFWNAKHEPDKEGFFDGYYDGLLRLFAFMHLSGRYQIIEPQ encoded by the coding sequence ATGAAAACATGGATGTGTGCCTTGATGCTGGCGTTATCGACAGGAGCTTCGGCTCAGAACCCGATTATCAGCGGACAGTATTCTGCTGATCCTACGGCTCGCGTGTTCAATGGGAAGATGTATCTTTATCCTTCTCATGACATTCCGAGTCCTATCGAGAAACTGAAGGAATGGTTCTGCATGGCAGATTATCACGTTTTCTCTTCTGCCAATCTTACAGAATGGCAGGATCATGGAGTCATCGTTTCGCAGGACAAAGTACCTTGGGTACAGGACGGCAGTTATACGATGTGGGCTCCTGACTGTGTGGAGAAAGATGGGAAATATTATTTCTATTTCCCTGCCGCTCCGAAAGGGGAGGAGAAGGGATTCGGAATAGGTGTTGCGGTTGCCGACCAGCCTGAAGGACCGTTTATGCCGATGTGGAAACCCATAGAGGGTGTGCACGGCATAGATCCTTGTGTGCTGATAGATAAGGACGGACAGGCTTATATCTACTGGGCGGGAGCAGGATTGCACATGGCTAAGCTGAAACCAAACATGACGGAACTTGCCTCGGAACCCAAACTGGTAGAGGGATTGCCTGAAGGATTCAAGGAAGGACCATTTGCCTTCGAGCGTAACGGCAAATATTATTTCACCTTCCCTTGGGTACGTGAAAAGAATGGAACCGAAACGCTGGCTTATGCCATGGCTGACCATCCGATGGGACCTTTCACATTCAAGGGCATCATCATGGATGAGTCGCCTACGAAGTGCTGGACCAATCATCATAGCATCGTGGAATATCAGGGACAGTGGTATCTCTTCTATCATCATAATGATTATTCGCCTAAGTTCGACAAGAACCGCTCGGTGCGAATCGACTCTCTGAACTTCAATCCCGACGGAACGATACAGAAGGTGATACCTACGCTAAGAGGTGTGGGATTGACGAAGGCACGTTCGCATATTCAGATTGACCGTTATTCTGCGCTGCAAGGCAAGGGTATTGGTATTGAATATCTGGATAAGAACAACTGCTTTGCCGGCTGGAAGACTCTCTTCTCTAAATCGAATACTGCCCTTATATATAATAAGGTGGATTTCGGTAATGAGAAGGTGGAAGAAATCACCGTTCGTGCCAAGTCTTCAAAGGGCGGTGTGCTCGTAGTCAGAGCCGATGGCAAGAAGGGTAATATCATCGCTAAGGTGAAGATTCCGAAGTCGGCTGGCTGGAAGAATATCCGTGCCCAGGTGCTTCATGCTCCTCAGGGCGTTCATGATCTCCATGTATCCTTGCAGAGTGGAGCCGATGTTGAGGTAGACTGGCTGGGCTTCGATGCGTTGCCTTGGGAAAAGGGTGCTTTCGAAACTCACCAGTATCGCAATCTCTTTGCCGAGATGGGCTATAAGCAGGCTGATATTGACAGGAAGGTGAACGAAGTGTTCAATGATGTATTCTACGGTAAGAACAAGGTCTATTTCGAGGTGGGCGATTCCATGGGATATGTCAGCGATATAAAGAACAATGATGTGAGAACCGAAGGCATGTCGTATGGAATGATGGCTGCCGTGCAGTTTGACAAGAAGGACATCTTCGACCGCCTCTGGCGATGGAGCAAGAAATACATGCAGCATCAGGAAGGACCTTATAAGGGCTATTTCGCATGGAGCTGCAAGACTGATGGAACGAGAAATGCGCAGGGAGCCGCATCGGATGGTGAACTCTATTTCGTAACTTCGCTCATCTTTGCATCCAACCGATGGGGCAATGATACAGGCATCAACTATCTGAAGGAAGCGCAGCATATTCTGGATTGCAGCATGCTGAAGGCGGGAATGGACCGCACAGCTCCGCTCATCAATCTTGAACATCAGCTCATCACCTTTACGCCCGATCATTGGGGCGGGAAGTTTACCGACCCTTCTTACCATCTCCCTGCCTTTTACGAGGTTTGGGCTAAATGGGCTAACGACGGACGTTCCCAGTTCTGGAAGGAGTGTGCTGAGAAAAGCCGTGAGTTCCTGCATAAGTGTATCAATGAGAAGACGGGCTTGAACCCGGACTATTGCAACTATGATGGCAGTCTGATGAAGACCGGTCAGTTGCTGGGTGATGCTTTCCGTTATGACTCATGGCGAGTGCCAATGAACATAGCGCTCGATTATTCCTGGGCTTGCAAGGATAAGGAGTGGCAGCAGAAATATGCCAATACGCTGCAGAACTTCCTGTATAGTAAGGGCATTGATTCTTTCCTGGACCAGTATAATGTAGATGGCACAATGGTAGAAGATATTCTGCCGGCAGGTACGGCTCCTAAGGCACTCCGCCATTCCATCGGTTTTGTTGCCACTTCGGCTGCGGCTTCATTGGTCAGCAATCATGTGAAGGGTAGGGAATTCGTCAGTCATTTCTGGAATGCCAAGCATGAGCCAGACAAAGAAGGCTTCTTCGATGGCTACTACGACGGACTGTTGCGTCTCTTCGCCTTCATGCATCTGAGTGGCCGTTATCAGATTATCGAACCTCAATAA